A portion of the Geminocystis sp. M7585_C2015_104 genome contains these proteins:
- a CDS encoding carbon dioxide-concentrating mechanism protein CcmK: protein MPIAVGMIETLGFPAVVEAADAMVKAARVTLVGYEKIGSGRVTVIVRGDVSEVQASVAAGIESANRVPGGEVLSTHIIARPHENLEYVLPIRYTEEVEQFRNY from the coding sequence ATGCCAATCGCAGTAGGAATGATTGAAACCCTGGGCTTTCCAGCCGTGGTAGAGGCAGCAGACGCCATGGTGAAAGCCGCCCGTGTGACCCTGGTGGGGTATGAAAAAATCGGCAGTGGCCGTGTAACAGTAATAGTAAGAGGCGATGTATCGGAAGTACAAGCCTCTGTGGCCGCGGGGATTGAATCGGCTAACAGAGTTCCCGGCGGGGAAGTGCTGTCCACTCATATAATCGCCCGCCCCCACGAGAACCTCGAGTATGTCCTGCCAATTCGTTACACTGAAGAGGTAGAACAGTTCCGTAACTATTAA